A genomic window from Cytobacillus suaedae includes:
- a CDS encoding clan AA aspartic protease, with protein MKEILLNLKKDNDGSAEILVEGRVVGNQYCFLLDTGSAKSSIKSDDYLSTFPSVGTSIGNGVFSSINQDEIIVPSLEVGQIKKNDFPMVRSEETLHTVKNLIGMDFLKDFRFHFYFDQQRVVVDEVESLATYHELVLGKKYHPYVSVCFGPEKANAVWDTGAGMTVVDLGFIKNNPGHFQEIGSSMGTDSTGTTRETPMFLMQNVSIGNNDFPAHRVVGVDLSHVNASTEIPMDLILGYTTLSKANWFFDFPKKKWSIIQMIE; from the coding sequence ATGAAAGAAATTCTCTTAAACCTAAAGAAAGACAATGATGGAAGTGCCGAAATTCTTGTCGAGGGGAGAGTAGTAGGTAACCAGTATTGTTTTCTATTAGATACAGGCTCTGCAAAATCTTCGATTAAATCGGATGACTATTTATCTACATTTCCAAGTGTGGGAACAAGTATAGGGAATGGTGTATTCTCTTCGATAAATCAAGACGAAATAATTGTTCCAAGTCTAGAAGTGGGTCAAATAAAAAAGAATGATTTTCCTATGGTTCGTTCGGAAGAAACGTTACATACGGTTAAAAATCTAATAGGGATGGATTTCCTAAAAGACTTTAGGTTTCATTTTTACTTTGATCAACAAAGAGTTGTGGTAGATGAGGTTGAGAGTTTAGCTACATATCATGAACTAGTTCTTGGAAAGAAGTATCATCCTTATGTTAGCGTTTGTTTTGGGCCTGAGAAAGCAAATGCTGTTTGGGATACCGGAGCTGGAATGACAGTTGTAGATTTAGGTTTTATAAAAAATAATCCAGGTCATTTTCAAGAGATTGGAAGTTCAATGGGAACTGATTCAACAGGAACAACTCGAGAAACACCCATGTTTCTTATGCAAAACGTTTCAATTGGAAACAATGATTTCCCTGCTCACCGAGTGGTCGGTGTGGACTTATCCCATGTTAATGCCTCAACAGAAATACCAATGGATTTGATTTTAGGATACACAACACTCAGTAAGGCAAACTGGTTCTTTGACTTTCCTAAGAAGAAATGGTCAATTATTCAGATGATAGAATAA
- a CDS encoding DUF1659 domain-containing protein has protein sequence MAQTYLQDVQLRLVLEAGLDGDGKMQYKSKNYNNIKPSVTPDQLFAVAQAIASLQTLPLNTIEKNDSFVLGV, from the coding sequence ATGGCACAAACGTACCTACAAGATGTACAACTTCGATTAGTGTTAGAGGCTGGACTTGATGGAGATGGAAAGATGCAATACAAAAGTAAAAACTACAACAACATCAAGCCAAGTGTAACACCAGACCAGCTTTTTGCAGTTGCTCAAGCAATCGCCAGTTTACAAACGTTACCACTTAACACGATTGAGAAGAATGATTCTTTCGTCTTAGGAGTGTAA
- a CDS encoding response regulator transcription factor, with product MDNKIRVIIAEAHVEAQRIIVSLLQPLEAFEVISITDNGESLIDLNANYKPQLIIADIDMPKLNGIEAIKSCLKVNPELKFLFTTAYNKFAVVAFDLNAVDYIVKPIKRDRLYVALEKAKKIIIPHQQEEEKKNLSIQMDRTTYFIPFSEVFFIERYNRKSIIHTLEQSYNTNESLNSIFKKLSQSFFRTHRSFIVNLNHISHITVEGETYYAHFRNHTHYAHISKLRINELHNKLS from the coding sequence TTGGATAACAAAATAAGAGTAATTATAGCTGAGGCTCATGTCGAAGCCCAAAGAATTATTGTGAGTCTTCTTCAACCACTTGAAGCCTTTGAAGTTATTAGTATAACTGACAATGGTGAAAGTTTAATAGATTTAAATGCAAATTATAAACCTCAGTTAATTATAGCTGATATAGATATGCCGAAACTAAATGGAATTGAAGCCATTAAATCATGTTTAAAAGTAAATCCAGAATTAAAGTTTCTATTTACGACAGCATATAATAAGTTTGCTGTAGTGGCTTTCGATTTAAATGCGGTGGATTATATTGTAAAGCCGATAAAAAGGGATCGATTGTATGTTGCCTTAGAAAAGGCCAAAAAAATCATTATTCCACACCAACAGGAAGAGGAAAAGAAAAACTTGTCGATTCAAATGGATAGAACAACTTATTTTATACCTTTTTCCGAAGTGTTTTTTATAGAAAGATATAATCGAAAATCAATTATTCATACACTAGAACAAAGTTATAATACAAATGAATCATTGAATAGTATTTTTAAAAAGCTTAGTCAATCTTTTTTTCGAACGCACCGTTCATTCATCGTTAACCTAAATCACATTTCACATATTACAGTAGAAGGCGAGACATATTATGCGCACTTTAGAAACCATACCCACTACGCACATATCTCTAAACTTCGAATAAATGAACTCCATAACAAACTATCATAA
- a CDS encoding TrkA family potassium uptake protein yields MKKQFAVIGLGRFGSSVCKELYRLGHDVLAVDQIEERVNAISHHATHSAISNANDENALKALGIRNFDYVIVAIGDNIQSSILCTMLLKEMGIANVWVKAQNDYHHKVLEKIGADRIVRPEQDMGIRVAHHLDSEKIIDYIELSDDYSIVELVATERNANQTLVEMDVRAKFGCTILAVKRGEDVNISPLPTDTVLLKDILVVMGHNSDIRRFEEKGV; encoded by the coding sequence ATGAAGAAGCAATTTGCAGTTATTGGATTAGGACGTTTTGGCAGTAGTGTTTGCAAGGAGCTTTACCGATTAGGGCACGATGTGTTAGCAGTTGACCAGATAGAGGAGCGAGTTAATGCCATATCTCATCATGCGACTCATTCAGCCATTTCTAATGCAAATGATGAAAATGCATTAAAAGCATTGGGCATTCGAAACTTTGACTATGTTATTGTGGCGATTGGCGATAACATTCAATCTAGTATTCTATGTACAATGTTATTAAAAGAAATGGGTATTGCTAACGTGTGGGTAAAAGCCCAAAATGATTACCATCATAAAGTTCTAGAGAAGATCGGTGCCGACCGCATTGTTCGCCCTGAGCAGGACATGGGAATAAGGGTAGCGCATCATCTAGACTCAGAAAAAATTATAGATTATATCGAACTATCAGATGATTATAGTATCGTAGAGTTAGTAGCTACAGAACGAAATGCAAACCAAACACTTGTAGAAATGGATGTAAGAGCAAAGTTTGGTTGTACGATCTTAGCAGTAAAAAGAGGAGAAGATGTCAATATTTCACCATTGCCAACAGATACAGTGTTGTTGAAAGACATTTTAGTAGTAATGGGACATAACAGTGATATCAGACGCTTTGAAGAAAAAGGTGTGTAA
- a CDS encoding DUF2922 domain-containing protein gives MAKVLEMHFTNLEGKVAKVSIENPIEPIDPIALSAAMDTIITNDVFTSSGGGFVAKHGARVIERNVTDVVLA, from the coding sequence ATGGCAAAGGTGTTAGAAATGCATTTTACTAACCTAGAAGGAAAAGTAGCAAAGGTTTCAATTGAAAATCCAATTGAGCCAATTGATCCAATTGCGTTATCAGCTGCAATGGATACCATTATTACAAATGATGTGTTTACAAGCTCAGGTGGTGGGTTTGTTGCAAAACATGGTGCACGCGTTATTGAACGTAACGTAACAGATGTTGTACTAGCATAA
- a CDS encoding AraC family transcriptional regulator, whose translation MAWVESIQKAINFIEDNLVEELTIEQISKEANASAFHFQRTFTLLTGISIGEYVRRRRLTLAAQELITTSCKVIDVAYKYGYDTPEAFTKAFRRQHGIVPSEARKFVGKLTFYERLVIQVTLKGAEPMKCNIIERNSFRVIGKKREFCLLNGENLTEIPRMWDEVNSDGTSRFLAKSNNGQIKGILGVCVNKRDGNSNQAMDYWVATEYVGNIPQGYDSLEIPTSKWVIFEVHGAMPDAMQNTWKQIFSEWFPTSGYLHAGTPEFEMYTDDDPTSLDCYSEIWIPIK comes from the coding sequence ATGGCTTGGGTTGAATCAATACAAAAAGCAATTAATTTTATCGAAGACAATTTAGTAGAAGAGCTGACAATTGAGCAGATTTCTAAGGAGGCAAATGCATCGGCTTTTCACTTTCAACGCACGTTTACTCTATTAACTGGGATATCGATTGGAGAATACGTAAGAAGACGCCGACTTACCCTAGCTGCTCAAGAACTAATAACCACTAGCTGTAAAGTGATTGATGTCGCCTATAAATATGGTTATGACACTCCCGAGGCTTTTACAAAAGCTTTTCGTAGGCAGCACGGAATTGTGCCTAGTGAGGCGAGAAAGTTTGTTGGAAAGCTGACATTCTATGAGCGCCTGGTTATTCAGGTAACTTTGAAAGGAGCAGAACCAATGAAGTGTAATATAATAGAACGAAATTCATTTAGAGTAATAGGAAAAAAGCGAGAATTTTGCTTGCTAAATGGAGAAAATTTAACGGAAATCCCAAGAATGTGGGATGAAGTTAATTCAGATGGTACTAGTAGATTTCTAGCAAAATCAAATAATGGACAAATCAAAGGGATTCTTGGTGTTTGTGTGAATAAAAGGGATGGTAACTCAAACCAAGCTATGGACTATTGGGTAGCAACAGAATATGTGGGTAACATACCTCAGGGATATGATAGCTTAGAGATCCCTACTTCGAAATGGGTGATCTTTGAAGTGCACGGTGCGATGCCAGATGCGATGCAAAACACATGGAAGCAAATCTTTTCGGAATGGTTTCCAACAAGTGGTTACCTACATGCCGGGACACCGGAATTTGAGATGTACACAGATGATGACCCCACAAGTCTTGATTGTTACTCCGAGATATGGATTCCTATAAAATAA
- a CDS encoding cupin domain-containing protein, with product MEKVNINEKFSLFNEHWSPKIAGEINDTHVKFAKLKGEFIWHRHEHEDEMFLVVKGTLLLKFRDKDVWVNEGEFIIVPKGVDHLPVAEEEVHVLLLEPKSTLNTGDQVNERTVAELDSI from the coding sequence ATGGAAAAAGTAAATATCAATGAAAAGTTCTCTCTTTTTAATGAGCATTGGAGCCCTAAAATTGCTGGGGAAATCAACGATACACATGTCAAATTTGCAAAATTAAAAGGAGAATTTATTTGGCACCGTCATGAACATGAAGATGAGATGTTTTTGGTAGTAAAAGGGACTTTGCTCCTGAAATTTAGAGATAAAGATGTTTGGGTTAATGAAGGAGAATTTATCATTGTACCAAAAGGAGTAGACCATTTGCCGGTAGCAGAAGAGGAAGTTCACGTACTTTTACTTGAGCCTAAATCTACTCTAAATACGGGAGACCAAGTCAATGAAAGAACAGTTGCTGAACTTGATTCAATCTAA
- a CDS encoding Ktr system potassium transporter B, which produces MRKFISKNRWKGSVIHLSPPQVLALGFIAFIFIGAVLLKLPVATTASISWLDAIFTATSAITVTGLVVVDTGTVFTVFGQSVIMCLIQLGGLGLMTFAVLIVMMLGKKIGLQQRILIQESFNQTSLGGLVRLIKILLIFTLLLESIAFILLSIRWVPEFGWREGMYQSLFHTISAYNNAGFSLWANGLSDYVGDPIVNIVITGLFITGGIGFTVLADLWSKRNFKRLTLHSKIMIVGTFSINIVAFLLIFVLEYANPATLGSLPLSDKLWGAYFQAVTPRTAGFNSLDIGAMTTPALLLMILLMFIGGGSASTASGIKVTTFIVMVLATITFLRGRSETMVFNRTIKLQTIIKSLAIIVISLSVTILVLFTLTITEKAPFLEILFEVVSAFGTVGLSMGLTPELTAVGKQVIIIMMFIGRIGPLTLAFTLARPKKSPIKYPEEEIFTG; this is translated from the coding sequence ATGCGCAAATTTATTTCCAAAAATAGATGGAAAGGTAGCGTTATTCATCTTAGTCCACCCCAAGTATTAGCATTAGGTTTCATAGCCTTTATTTTTATTGGTGCTGTTTTATTGAAGCTGCCTGTTGCTACTACAGCATCAATCTCTTGGTTAGATGCTATTTTTACAGCTACATCTGCCATTACTGTAACAGGGTTGGTAGTTGTTGATACTGGAACCGTCTTTACTGTTTTTGGTCAAAGTGTCATCATGTGTCTTATTCAATTAGGTGGATTAGGGTTAATGACATTTGCTGTTCTAATTGTCATGATGCTTGGTAAGAAAATTGGCTTACAACAAAGAATCCTAATCCAAGAATCATTTAATCAGACCTCCTTAGGAGGGCTTGTTCGTTTAATTAAAATTCTACTAATCTTTACACTGTTACTAGAAAGTATTGCTTTTATCTTGTTATCTATTAGGTGGGTACCTGAATTTGGATGGAGAGAAGGCATGTACCAAAGTTTGTTTCATACAATATCCGCATACAATAACGCTGGATTTTCTTTATGGGCAAATGGCTTGTCAGATTATGTTGGTGATCCGATTGTTAACATCGTCATTACAGGTTTATTTATAACTGGTGGAATTGGTTTTACTGTTCTTGCTGACTTATGGTCTAAACGAAATTTCAAGCGATTAACACTACACTCTAAAATTATGATTGTGGGTACTTTTTCTATTAATATTGTTGCCTTTCTTTTGATCTTTGTTTTAGAGTATGCCAATCCAGCGACGTTAGGCTCGCTACCCTTATCAGATAAGTTATGGGGAGCTTATTTCCAGGCCGTAACTCCAAGAACTGCTGGCTTTAACTCACTTGATATAGGAGCAATGACAACACCAGCTCTATTACTTATGATTCTACTCATGTTCATTGGAGGAGGAAGTGCCTCAACTGCGAGTGGAATTAAAGTAACTACTTTTATCGTGATGGTGTTAGCTACCATTACCTTTCTAAGGGGAAGAAGTGAAACAATGGTGTTTAATCGAACGATTAAACTGCAAACGATTATAAAGTCATTGGCAATTATTGTTATAAGCCTTTCTGTTACTATCCTTGTTTTATTCACATTAACGATAACAGAAAAGGCACCTTTCCTAGAGATTCTTTTTGAGGTGGTTTCAGCTTTTGGTACAGTTGGGCTATCAATGGGTTTAACACCTGAGCTTACAGCTGTTGGTAAACAAGTGATCATTATAATGATGTTTATTGGTAGAATCGGGCCTTTAACACTAGCATTTACTTTAGCAAGGCCAAAGAAATCACCAATTAAATACCCGGAAGAGGAAATTTTTACAGGATAG
- a CDS encoding VOC family protein, with product MIKKQAIPYLTFVDSARKALEYYKEVFEGEILNVQTFGEADYPTPPEVNDRIMHAQFKKDDLYLMVSDSFPGHSIEVGNNLSLVIEFESEEEINKIYTRLSETGTVLMELQDTFWGATFAKVQDKFGITWDLNYQKEQS from the coding sequence ATGATAAAAAAACAAGCTATACCATATCTAACATTTGTGGACAGTGCACGGAAAGCACTCGAGTATTATAAGGAAGTATTTGAAGGCGAAATTCTAAATGTTCAAACCTTCGGAGAAGCAGATTATCCAACACCACCTGAAGTCAATGATCGCATTATGCATGCACAATTTAAAAAGGATGATCTCTACTTAATGGTTTCTGACTCTTTCCCAGGACACTCTATAGAAGTTGGTAACAATCTTTCCTTAGTAATAGAATTTGAAAGTGAAGAAGAGATTAATAAAATCTATACGAGATTAAGTGAGACTGGAACCGTTCTAATGGAATTACAGGACACTTTTTGGGGAGCAACCTTTGCAAAAGTTCAAGATAAGTTCGGAATTACTTGGGATTTAAATTATCAAAAAGAGCAAAGTTAG
- a CDS encoding P-loop NTPase, with amino-acid sequence MLSGKIISVISGKGGVGKSTVSVNLALSLARLGKSVALIDVDIYGSSIPNMLTINYGPKTMNGKIVPVESHGVKVMSMGFIVKNNDPVVLRGPMLGKVIEQFINDVLWGELDYVVIDMPPGTGDVALDVNRLIPSSYQILVTTPHPTASHVAQRAGKMANANNHQILGVVENMAYFQPAKSEPKYYIFGEGESDLLAESLGTQLIAQLPIVAPIKGEVEPSIYREGTLLYEKYKELAQKVEELIS; translated from the coding sequence ATGTTATCTGGAAAAATTATATCTGTTATCTCTGGGAAAGGTGGAGTTGGAAAATCTACCGTTTCCGTAAACTTAGCTTTGTCTTTAGCACGGTTAGGCAAATCTGTTGCATTAATTGATGTTGATATTTATGGAAGTAGTATACCGAATATGTTGACAATTAACTATGGTCCAAAAACGATGAATGGTAAAATCGTTCCTGTAGAGTCACATGGTGTAAAGGTAATGTCAATGGGCTTTATCGTAAAAAATAATGATCCTGTCGTATTGCGTGGACCAATGCTTGGTAAAGTAATCGAACAATTTATTAATGATGTTTTATGGGGAGAGTTAGATTATGTTGTTATAGATATGCCACCTGGAACTGGAGATGTGGCTCTAGATGTTAACCGTCTGATTCCAAGCTCATATCAAATTCTAGTAACTACGCCACATCCGACAGCCTCACATGTTGCCCAAAGAGCTGGCAAAATGGCTAACGCCAATAACCACCAAATCCTAGGTGTAGTTGAAAATATGGCTTACTTTCAACCAGCAAAATCTGAACCAAAGTATTATATTTTCGGAGAGGGTGAATCTGACCTGCTAGCAGAATCACTTGGTACTCAGTTGATTGCCCAACTTCCTATCGTTGCTCCAATTAAAGGAGAGGTTGAACCTTCTATTTACAGAGAAGGCACACTTCTTTATGAAAAATATAAGGAATTAGCACAAAAGGTTGAAGAATTGATTAGCTAA
- a CDS encoding EamA family transporter yields MKKPSRKTGLFLVITGSLFWGICGTVAQKLFQEYSVDINWLVTMRLLIAGVLLLAVQFFIKDRTQILGVWKIKRVAIQLIIFGLLGMLAVQYTYMASIHHGNAAVATLLQYTAPAMVIIYLVLRKLTTLTKIDIITVTLAIVGCFFLLTNGSLSQLSVPTIAIIWGLLSGIALAFYTLYAVPLLKQFDSLVIVGWAMIVGGIALSFIHPPWKMDYTSLTVEAYLYLTFVIVFGTMIAFWFYIESLQSLSPKETSLLSSIEPLAAVLTTVIWLHEPYGFYQWIGTAFIFGMIVLLAFSKKSPATTSQVQNKSKRKKPLRVS; encoded by the coding sequence ATGAAAAAACCTTCAAGAAAGACTGGTTTGTTTCTCGTAATTACAGGATCTTTATTTTGGGGAATATGTGGCACTGTTGCACAAAAGCTTTTCCAGGAATACTCAGTTGATATAAATTGGCTCGTTACCATGAGATTACTTATTGCCGGTGTATTACTCTTAGCTGTTCAATTTTTTATAAAGGACCGAACACAAATTTTAGGAGTTTGGAAGATTAAAAGGGTAGCCATTCAATTAATCATTTTTGGGTTACTCGGGATGCTTGCAGTGCAGTACACCTATATGGCTTCCATCCATCATGGAAACGCAGCTGTTGCAACCTTACTACAATATACAGCTCCGGCAATGGTTATTATCTACTTGGTTTTACGTAAGCTTACCACTTTAACAAAAATCGATATTATCACAGTTACCCTTGCCATTGTTGGCTGTTTTTTTCTATTAACGAATGGTTCACTTTCTCAACTATCTGTCCCAACAATAGCCATTATTTGGGGGCTTCTATCAGGAATTGCATTAGCCTTTTATACGTTATATGCTGTACCATTGCTGAAACAATTTGATTCACTAGTTATCGTAGGCTGGGCCATGATTGTTGGCGGAATAGCCTTAAGTTTCATCCACCCACCATGGAAAATGGATTATACTAGTTTAACAGTGGAGGCTTATTTATATCTTACTTTTGTGATTGTTTTTGGAACAATGATCGCCTTTTGGTTTTACATCGAAAGTCTACAAAGTCTTTCTCCAAAAGAAACAAGCTTATTAAGTAGTATTGAACCACTTGCTGCTGTTCTAACAACAGTGATTTGGTTACATGAACCGTATGGTTTTTATCAATGGATCGGAACGGCATTTATTTTTGGAATGATTGTACTACTAGCCTTTTCTAAAAAATCCCCTGCCACTACTTCTCAAGTCCAAAACAAGAGTAAACGTAAAAAGCCCCTCAGAGTTAGTTAA
- a CDS encoding YvrJ family protein has product MEQWLPFIQEVGFPILVTFYLLHRIETKLDSVIESIQTLPVKMIEEPTQMRKTV; this is encoded by the coding sequence ATGGAACAATGGTTACCATTCATTCAAGAAGTAGGTTTTCCGATTTTGGTGACATTTTATCTTCTACATCGAATTGAAACGAAACTGGATAGTGTCATAGAATCGATACAAACGTTACCCGTTAAAATGATTGAAGAACCGACCCAAATGAGGAAAACCGTATAG
- a CDS encoding DUF4440 domain-containing protein, with protein sequence MEEELKAHLKDLEERHTSIEIRKSREELDKILADEFFEIGSSGYMFTKQECLDTGVVLTEMTLHNYEIYPLADGVVLSTYYIRDETRDRNTLRSSIWKMIDGRWQLYFHQGTITPLELHEILMK encoded by the coding sequence ATGGAGGAAGAATTGAAAGCTCATCTAAAAGATTTAGAGGAACGACATACGAGTATAGAAATTCGTAAGAGTAGGGAAGAGCTTGATAAAATATTAGCGGATGAGTTTTTTGAGATTGGAAGTTCAGGGTATATGTTTACTAAACAAGAATGCCTTGATACGGGTGTTGTTTTAACTGAGATGACTCTACATAATTATGAAATCTATCCCTTAGCTGATGGCGTAGTACTATCAACCTATTATATTCGAGATGAGACGAGAGATAGAAATACGTTACGTAGCTCCATCTGGAAGATGATTGATGGTAGGTGGCAGTTATATTTCCATCAAGGTACGATCACACCACTAGAATTACATGAAATACTTATGAAATAA
- a CDS encoding cupin domain-containing protein — MKQANLQEFIEYSTERFTKRIIFKEGESTVFALNFTSGQALPTHKHPGTNVYLLVLNGGGTFTIDGNELKVTKDDVVVCGGESDFSFVAEGEENTSLYVMLNKIPDDRYVQNV; from the coding sequence ATGAAGCAAGCAAACCTACAAGAATTTATTGAATACAGTACTGAGAGATTTACGAAAAGGATTATTTTTAAAGAAGGTGAGAGCACTGTTTTTGCCTTGAACTTTACATCCGGTCAAGCACTACCCACTCATAAACATCCAGGTACTAATGTATATCTATTAGTACTTAATGGCGGAGGAACATTTACGATTGATGGAAATGAACTAAAGGTAACTAAAGATGATGTTGTAGTATGCGGTGGAGAGTCAGACTTTTCTTTTGTTGCAGAAGGAGAAGAAAATACAAGTCTTTATGTGATGTTAAATAAAATTCCTGATGATAGATATGTGCAAAATGTATAA
- a CDS encoding plasmid pRiA4b ORF-3 family protein, which produces MIYQLKITLTGSIPVTWRRLQVSSHLTFGVLHEILQILFEWEGEHLHVFEITKTGGLTKRNQQITIGPTEGLTAEDTYPELDCILENWLTREKDTCCYIYDFGNYWQHEIVLERIIDIGEATYFYPICRKAVGEAPVDYIVGSRKIENDDLQKAINQQLKHLWEKLC; this is translated from the coding sequence ATGATTTACCAATTAAAAATTACATTAACAGGATCAATTCCTGTTACTTGGCGAAGGCTTCAAGTAAGCAGTCATTTGACGTTTGGAGTTTTACATGAAATTCTTCAGATTCTATTTGAATGGGAAGGAGAGCATTTGCATGTATTTGAAATCACTAAAACTGGAGGACTCACGAAAAGAAATCAGCAAATTACGATTGGGCCCACAGAGGGTTTGACGGCAGAAGATACTTACCCTGAACTCGATTGTATACTAGAAAATTGGTTAACAAGAGAGAAGGATACATGTTGTTATATTTATGATTTCGGGAACTATTGGCAGCATGAAATTGTTTTAGAAAGAATAATTGATATAGGGGAGGCTACTTATTTTTACCCGATATGTAGAAAAGCAGTTGGAGAAGCACCTGTCGATTATATAGTAGGAAGTAGGAAAATCGAAAATGATGACCTGCAAAAAGCGATTAACCAACAACTAAAGCATTTGTGGGAAAAGTTATGTTAA
- a CDS encoding DUF1801 domain-containing protein: protein MYELKTKESENSVIEFIEKVDNLKKREDAYRLLDIFTETTGYPAKMWGPSIIGFGSYHYKYATGHEGDAPLVGFSPRKAKISLYFATGDTERDELLNKFGKHTSGKACVYIYKVADIDVDVLKALIRQSVTFLQKTYS, encoded by the coding sequence ATGTACGAACTAAAAACGAAGGAATCAGAAAACAGCGTTATTGAATTTATAGAGAAAGTAGATAACCTGAAAAAGCGTGAAGATGCATACAGGCTATTAGACATATTTACAGAAACAACGGGATATCCAGCAAAAATGTGGGGGCCAAGTATCATTGGGTTTGGATCGTATCATTATAAATACGCAACAGGACATGAAGGAGATGCACCACTTGTCGGCTTTTCGCCAAGGAAAGCAAAAATCAGCCTCTATTTTGCCACAGGTGACACCGAACGCGATGAATTATTGAACAAGTTCGGAAAGCATACCTCCGGAAAAGCCTGTGTTTATATTTATAAAGTTGCGGATATTGATGTGGATGTGTTGAAAGCTCTTATAAGGCAGTCCGTTACATTTTTGCAAAAAACTTATTCTTAA
- the sda gene encoding sporulation histidine kinase inhibitor Sda, translating to MVNLKDLKLLSAYKEAILLELEDEFIDMLEQEIMSRMLNDKKKVE from the coding sequence ATGGTAAATCTAAAAGATTTAAAACTCCTAAGTGCTTACAAAGAAGCAATTTTACTAGAATTAGAAGATGAATTTATAGATATGTTAGAGCAAGAGATTATGAGTAGAATGTTGAATGATAAAAAGAAGGTAGAATAG
- a CDS encoding DinB family protein, protein MRTLFEYNWQVRKDWIDWCRKQALEDLLRKRHGGMGSFLHTLIHIIDVEYSWIRALQGGADFELNFSEYETLDKMIELSSSLHIEVKHYLDRWNESMENEMVYVSWSDVPYRKGEILRHIIAHEIHHIGQLSVWARELGQKPVTANLIGRNLMPHK, encoded by the coding sequence ATGAGAACCTTATTTGAATACAATTGGCAAGTAAGAAAAGATTGGATTGACTGGTGTAGGAAGCAGGCTCTTGAAGACTTACTTCGTAAACGTCACGGAGGAATGGGGAGCTTTTTACACACACTTATTCACATTATTGATGTTGAGTATAGTTGGATACGTGCTCTTCAAGGTGGGGCTGATTTTGAGTTGAATTTTAGCGAATATGAAACGCTTGATAAAATGATTGAACTTTCTTCGTCATTACATATAGAAGTTAAACATTATCTAGATCGTTGGAACGAATCCATGGAGAATGAAATGGTCTATGTATCTTGGAGTGATGTACCTTATAGAAAAGGAGAAATTTTAAGACATATTATCGCCCATGAGATTCATCATATTGGTCAACTATCTGTGTGGGCAAGAGAACTAGGTCAGAAGCCTGTAACAGCGAACCTCATCGGGAGAAACTTGATGCCTCATAAGTAG